A section of the Triticum dicoccoides isolate Atlit2015 ecotype Zavitan chromosome 7A, WEW_v2.0, whole genome shotgun sequence genome encodes:
- the LOC119332684 gene encoding histone H3.2-like — MARTKQTARKSTGGKAPRKQLATKAARKSAPATGGVKKPHRFRPGTVALREIRKYQKSTELLIRKLPFQRLVREIAQDFKTDLRFQSSAVSALQEAAEAYLVGMFEDTNLCAIHAKRVTIMPKDIQLARRIRGERA; from the coding sequence ATGGCCCGCACGAAGCAGACGGCGCGCAAGTCCACCGGCGGCAAGGCGCCGAGGAAGCAGCTGGCCACCAAGGCGGCCCGCAAGTCCGCGCCGGCCACCGGCGGCGTCAAGAAGCCCCACCGTTTCCGCCCCGGCACCGTCGCGCTCCGGGAGATCCGCAAGTACCAGAAGAGCACGGAGCTGCTCATCCGCAAGCTCCCCTTCCAGCGCCTGGTGCGGGAAATCGCGCAGGACTTCAAGACCGACCTGCGGTTCCAGTCATCCGCCGTCTCCGCCCTGCAGGAGGCCGCCGAGGCGTACCTGGTGGGGATGTTCGAGGACACCAACCTGTGCGCCATCCACGCCAAGCGCGTCACcatcatgcccaaggacatccagCTCGCACGCCGCATCCGCGGCGAGCGTGCCTAG
- the LOC119333143 gene encoding GDSL esterase/lipase At4g01130-like has product MESGAVQCVCQLRVWRISPTAKIGVSQSFYTVRYFSHVLRPPAPAPLYKHGKLGHAQHDNAAVCSLARGFAPRDEDSVGVAAAPAGCCIGGTAGEGWRCRFPAVFNLGDSNSDTGGFWAAFPAQPPPFGVTYFGRLVIDFITQAMGLPLLSPYLQSVGSDFATLASTALPPNTSPFSLAIQLRQMKELSSRAIASDDASGQLPPPGVLRDSLYTIDIGQNDFTSNLASQGIERIKRTLPSSVSSNIASATACGDPQNYVSWDGIHATEAANNIIASAVMSGAFSYPPSGLSKLCQP; this is encoded by the exons ATGGAGTCTGGAGCGGTTCAGTGTGTCTGTCAGCTGCGGGTGTGGCGCATCAGCCCGACGGCCAAGATTGGCGTGTCACAGTCTTTCTACACAGTACGTTATTTCAGTCATGTGT TACGGCCTCCAGCCCCAGCACCGCTGTATAAGCATGGCAAGCTTGGCCACGCCCAACACGACAACGCCGCTGTGTGCTCGCTCGCACGTGGTTTTGCTCCCCGAGATGAGGACAGCGTCGGCGTGGCAGCTGCTCCTGCCGGCTGCTGCATCGGCGGCACGGCCGGCGAGGGGTGGCGGTGCAGGTTCCCGGCCGTGTTCAACTTGGGCGACTCCAACTCCGACACGGGCGGCTTCTGGGCCGCCTTCCCGGCGCAGCCGCCCCCGTTCGGCGTCACCTACTTCGGCCGCCTCGTCATCGACTTCATAA CTCAGGCCATGGGGCTGCCGCTGCTGAGCCCCTACCTGCAGTCCGTCGGCTCCGACTTCGCCACCCTCGCCTCGACGGCGCTGCCGCCCAACACGTCGCCCTTCTCCCTCGCCATCCAGCTCCGGCAGATGAAGGAGCTCAGCAGCAGAGCCATCGCCTCCGATGACGCCAGTG GCCAGCTTCCCCCGCCCGGTGTTCTCCGCGATTCTCTCTACACGATCGACATCGGCCAGAATGATTTCACCTCCAACCTGGCGTCCCAGGGCATCGAGCGTATCAAGCGAACGCTTCCTTCGAGCGTGTCAAGCAACATCGCAAGTGCGACGGCCTGCGGAGACCCGCAGAACTACGTGAGCTGGGATGGAATTCATGCCACCGAAGCTGCAAACAATATCATAGCGTCTGCGGTGATGAGTGGCGCCTTCTCATATCCACCTTCCGGTCTTTCAAAACTTTGCCAGCCATGA